The Candidozyma auris chromosome 1, complete sequence genome includes a region encoding these proteins:
- the AFG3 gene encoding AAA family ATPase — MNTSLAVLSRRLMASNALLRQIPRQSWTRIAPPIGARGFSLATRARFQYSPHRFQKPSPNRDPNSESSNKEFKKDSEKNEENGKQEKEEDPETKRQKQEERRFREELRQKQESAKKNGRDASLFSKEGLTVLLICIGVTIPLTFWTTLSLFPDKEELSFQTFKTRYLEKGLVTRLNVINRFAVEAELVPGAFSDETSLGADGNPIVVFTIGSVEVFEEEMNAVQDRLGIPIEQRLPISYIERGSWLNMIMPVLPTILLIGGLWYISVRRAPQGGAGGAGGIFKIGKSKAKLFNQETEVKIKFKDVAGCEESKEEIMEFVKFLQDPIKYEKLGAKIPRGAILSGPPGTGKTLLAKATAGEAGVPFLSVSGSEFVEMFVGVGASRVRDLFKTAREMAPSIIFVDEIDAIGRERGNGRVAGNDERENTLNQLLVEMDGFEASDHVVVLAGTNRVDILDKALLRPGRFDRHVTIDTPDIEGRKAIFKVHLNKLTLKCVEDIRASQSDVDFSKYQQLIDEATDNLAGRLAALTPGFAGADIANCCNEGALIAAREDDTAVDVHHFEQAIERVIAGLEKKSRVLTPEEKKTVAYHEAGHAICGWFLEYADPLVKVSIIPRGQGALGYAQYLPKDQYLVSEEQFKHRMIMALGGRVSEELHFESVTSGASDDFKKITQMAQSMVLQLGMSEKIGSIYFDTGNDQGGFKVHNNYSEKTAKLIDEEVKRFIDEAYDACKKLLTEKIDLVDKVAEEVYKKEVLTREDMIRLVGPRPFPERNDAFDKYIKGNDVYKGKPKSENDNTGYEDSEAGNEATA, encoded by the coding sequence ATGAACACTCTGTTGGCGGTGTTAAGCCGCCGCTTAATGGCTTCTAATGCTTTACTAAGGCAGATTCCAAGGCAGAGTTGGACTCGTATTGCTCCTCCCATTGGAGCTAGAGGTTTTCTGTTAGCTACGAGAGCAAGATTTCAATATTCGCCCCATAGATTTCAAAAGCCAAGTCCTAATAGAGATCCAAATTCTGAGAGTCTGAATAAAGAGTTCAAAAAGGATTCTgagaaaaatgaagaaaacgggaaacaagaaaaagaggaggaCCCTGAAACGAAAagacagaaacaagaagagcgAAGGTTCAGAGAGGAATTACGTCAGAAGCAAGAAAGTGCTAAGAAAAATGGTCGTGATGCATCGCTATTCAGTAAGGAGGGGCTCACAGTGCTCCTCATTTGCATAGGGGTGACGATCCCTTTAACTTTTTGGACAACCCTTTCCTTGTTTCCAGATAAAGAAGAACTTTCATTTCAAACATTCAAAACTCGCTACCTAGAGAAGGGCCTCGTTACAAGATTGAATGTTATCAATCGTTTCGCCGTCGAGGCTGAATTGGTTCCGGGTGCTTTCTCTGACGAGACCAGTCTTGGTGCTGATGGCAATCCTATTGTTGTCTTCACCATTGGatctgttgaagtttttgaagaagaaatgaatGCCGTTCAAGATAGACTCGGTATCCCAATCGAGCAAAGATTACCTATCTCCTATATTGAGCGAGGATCATGGCTAAACATGATTATGCCCGTTTTGCCAACAATACTCTTGATCGGGGGTCTCTGGTACATCAGTGTTCGTAGAGCTCCACAGGGTGGcgctggtggtgctggtggTATTTTCAAGATTGGTAAGTCAAAGGCGAAGCTTTTCAACCAAGAAACGGAAGTCAAGATCAAATTCAAGGATGTGGCTGGCTGCGAAGAATCCAAGGAAGAGATTATGGAGTTTGTGAAATTTCTCCAGGACCCAATCAAATACGAAAAGCTTGGCGCTAAGATCCCCAGAGGTGCCATCTTGTCAGGTCCTCCCGGTACTGGTAAAACACTTTTAGCTAAGGCTACTGCTGGTGAAGCTGGTGTGCCATTTTTGTCAGTGTCCGGTTCTGAGTTCGTTGAAATGTTCGTCGGTGTTGGTGCTTCTCGTGTCAGAGACTTGTTCAAAACGGCTCGTGAAATGGCGCCGTCGATcatctttgttgatgagatcgATGCCATTGGTAGAGAAAGGGGTAACGGACGTGTGGCTGGCAACgatgaaagagaaaacacTTTGAATCAGCTACTTGTTGAGATGGACGGCTTCGAGGCATCCGATCACGTCGTTGTTCTCGCAGGAACAAATCGTGTTGACATCTTGGATAAAGCCTTATTACGTCCTGGCCGTTTCGACAGACATGTGACTATTGACACTCCTGATATAGAGGGTAGAAAAGCAATTTTCAAGGTCCATTTAAACAAGCTTACATTAAAATGTGTTGAGGACATAAGGGCCTCTCAAAGTGATGTGGACTTTAGCAAATATCAGCAGTTAATTGACGAGGCAACAGACAATCTCGCAGGAAGATTGGCGGCATTAACTCCAGGCTTCGCTGGTGCAGACATTGCCAACTGTTGTAATGAAGGTGCCTTGATCGCTGCGAGAGAAGACGACACTGCTGTCGACGTTCACCACTTCGAACAAGCTATTGAGAGAGTTATTGCAGGtctcgaaaaaaaatctcgTGTTTTGACCccagaggagaagaagacagtTGCTTATCACGAGGCGGGCCACGCAATCTGTGGATGGTTCTTGGAATACGCTGATCCTCTAGTGAAAGTTTCCATCATCCCTAGAGGTCAGGGAGCTTTAGGGTATGCTCAGTATTTACCGAAGGATCAATATTTGGTTTCCGAGGAGCAATTCAAGCACAGAATGATCATGGCCCTCGGTGGGAGAGTGAGTGAGGAGTTGCATTTCGAGTCAGTGACAAGTGGTGCTTCAGATGACTTTAAGAAGATAACACAAATGGCCCAACTGATGGTTTTGCAGTTGGGAATGTCAGAAAAGATCGGTAGTATTTACTTTGACACTGGAAACGACCAGGGTGGATTCAAGGTACACAATAACTACTCAGAGAAGACCGCGAAACTTATTGATGAGGAGGTCAAGCGCTTCATCGATGAAGCCTACGATGCTTGCAAAAAGCTATTgacagagaagattgaCTTGGTTGACAAGGTTGCGGAGGAAGTTTACAAGAAGGAGGTATTGACGCGTGAGGATATGATCAGATTAGTTGGTCCTCGTCCATTCCCCGAAAGAAACGATGCTTTCGATAAATACATAAAGGGGAACGATGTCTACAAGGGAAAGCCAAAATCGGAGAACGACAACACTGGTTACGAGGACTCTGAAGCTGGTAATGAAGCAACTGCTTGA
- a CDS encoding coatomer subunit alpha, with amino-acid sequence MKMLTKFESKSSRAKGVAFHPKRPWVLVALHSSTIQLWDYRMGTLIERFEDHDGPVRSVDFHPTQPLFVSGSDDYSIKVWSLNTRKCIFTLNGHLDYLRTVSFHHDLPWILSCSDDQTIRIWNWQNRQEIACLTGHNHYVMSAQFHPTDDLIVSASLDQTVRVWDISGLRKKHSAPTSSMRSFEDQLQRRQLPQQDIFGNVNAIVKYVLEGHDKGVNWAAFHPTLPLIVSAGDDRLVKLWRMSDSKAWEVDTCRGHTGNVLCSIFHPHQDLILSVSDDKTIRVWDLNKRTPVKQFRRENDRFWLVASHPNINLFATCHDSGVMVFKLERERPAHAIFQNKLYFVNTEKQIQSYDFQRDETSMPMLSLKKIGKTWSVMKTLTYNQSDNSILVTHGEGDNGMYALVSLPKHVTGAIEPADVRSGEGNFACFISRNRFVAFVKSSKVLYVKDTNNNVTKTIQLDSSIVDVLYGGPGRVLLVKSHSIINYDVQQRKELGELSVNNVKYAAWSNDGQYLALMSKHTISIVTKDLQLITSTHETIRIKSAAWDETGVLLYSTLNHIKYTLLNGDNGIIKTLENTLYITRVNQNNVYCLNRAGRVEKITIDPTEYRFKRSLVNKNFGEVLRIIKNSNLVGQNIIAYLQKKGYPEVALQFVQDPETRFDLAVECGDMQTAEVEANKLKNNVIWERLSQEALNQGNVELVEKMYQQLQLFDRLSFLYLYKGDYEKLGKMSLIASARSNVSSLIQNTLYNNDVQSRIDAFIKADQLPLAYTLAKSSGLNEKAEEILSAAGVTEAEISLPELGRPVQLPTPNAGASDNWPIKEGNTSFFETAVLSGQVEDLNIESETPVEKDPRNGISPDFTDAAIEDEQDEDEGGWDMDDDDLNIDDDLDDFVDDVEIGEDEPVIKVEGADGEIAYWLRNNKTAAGYVAAGAFEQAASLLNKQLGVVDFTPLKKRFMEVYSSNKLYLPGIDDLPAMRDYIREDNDEDNSEKFRPHIPGYDTLEEKLSTAFKFFRANNLPEAIQTFRDIIYSIAVISVQDDEQEAKCEDILTLCREYILGLSIELERRSLDPSDVKRNLELAAYFTRAKLQNAHKVNALQVAMSESFKHKNYISASYFAGELLSIVNTGAKAEKAQKLRAKSDSISSEAVEIDYDPNAEFDICCASFTPIYKGQPSVNEALVNARYKPEYKGDICRITKITSIGSPASGLRIRV; translated from the coding sequence atgaagatgcttACCAAGTTTGAGTCGAAGTCGTCAAGGGCCAAAGGGGTCGCGTTTCACCCAAAAAGACCCTGGGTCCTTGTCGCATTGCACTCACTGACCATTCAGTTATGGGACTACAGAATGGGCACGTTAATTGAGAGATTCGAAGACCACGATGGGCCTGTGAGATCGGTAGACTTTCATCCTACGCAGCCACTTTTCGTTTCTGGTTCGGACGACTACTCCATCAAGGTGTGGTCCTTGAATACGAGGAAGTGtatcttcactttgaaTGGCCATTTGGATTACCTTAGAACCGTTAGTTTCCACCACGATTTACCATGGATTTTATCGTGCTCTGATGACCAGACGATCCGTATTTGGAATTGGCAAAACCGCCAAGAGATCGCTTGTTTGACAGGTCACAACCATTACGTGATGCTGGCTCAGTTCCATCCTACCGATGACTTAATTGTGTCTGCGTCTTTGGATCAGACAGTGAGAGTGTGGGATATCTCTGGGTTGCGTAAAAAACACTCAGCTCCAACTTCATCTATGCGTTCTTTTGAGGACCAATTGCAGCGTAGACAATTGCCCCAGCAAGACATTTTCGGTAATGTCAATGCCATTGTGAAGTATGTACTTGAGGGCCACGACAAGGGTGTTAATTGGGCAGCTTTCCATCCAACCTTGCCACTTATTGTCTCTGCTGGTGATGACAGGTTGGTGAAATTGTGGAGAATGAGTGATAGCAAAGCTTGGGAGGTCGACACTTGTCGTGGCCACACAGGCAACGTGCTTTGCTCTATCTTTCACCCTCACCAAGATCTCATCCTCTCGGTCTCTGATGACAAGACTATACGTGTTTGGGATTTGAATAAGAGAACGCCTGTGAAGCAattcagaagagaaaatgatCGTTTCTGGTTGGTTGCTAGTCATCCTAACATCAATTTGTTTGCTACGTGTCATGACTCAGGTGTCATGGTGTTCAAGCTCGAAAGAGAGAGACCTGCTCATGCCATCTTCCAGAACAAGTTGTACTTTGTCAATACTGAAAAACAGATTCAGTCTTATGATTTCCAAAGAGACGAAACATCCATGCCCATGttgtcattgaagaagattggcaaGACCTGGTCTGTTATGAAGACATTGACGTACAATCAATCCGATAACTCCATCTTAGTAACCCATGGTGAAGGTGACAACGGTATGTACGCCCTTGTGTCCCTTCCGAAACATGTCACTGGTGCTATAGAGCCTGCTGATGTTCGCCTGGGTGAAGGCAACTTTGCCTGCTTCATTTCGCGTAATCGTTTTGTTGCGTTCGTCAAATCTTCGAAGGTTTTGTATGTGAAAGATACAAACAACAACGTCACTAAGACCATTCAGTTAGACTCTTCTATTGTCGACGTCTTGTATGGGGGCCCTGGTCGTgtcttgttggtgaagtcccattccatcatcaactaTGATGTCCAACAAAGAAAGGAGTTGGGCGAGTTAAGCGTCAATAACGTGAAATATGCAGCATGGTCAAATGATGGACAGTACTTGGCACTCATGTCCAAGCACACAATTTCTATCGTTACCAAGGACTTGCAGTTGATTACATCCACACACGAGACAATTCGCATCAAGAGTGCTGCGTGGGACGAAACTGGTGTATTGTTGTACTCGACTCTTAACCATATCAAGTACACCCTATTGAATGGTGACAATGGTATCATAAAGACTTTGGAAAACACTCTCTACATCACCAGAGTGAACCAGAATAACGTTTACTGCTTGAACCGTGCAGGAAGGGTTGAAAAAATAACAATTGATCCTACTGAATACAGATTCAAGAGATCATTAGTTAACAAAAACTTTGGTGAAGTCTTACGAATTATTAAAAATTCCAATTTGGTTGGACAGAACATAATCGCGTATTTGCAGAAAAAAGGCTACCCAGAAGTGGCTTTGCAATTCGTGCAAGATCCTGAGACTAGATTTGATCTTGCTGTGGAGTGTGGTGATATGCAAACTGCTGAGGTTGAAGccaacaagctcaagaatAATGTCATTTGGGAAAGATTAAGTCAGGAAGCCTTGAACCAAGGTAAtgttgagcttgtggagaagatgtACCAGCAATTACAACTTTTCGATAGATtgtcttttctttatttgtACAAAGGAGACTACGAGAAGTTGGGCAAGATGTCATTGATCGCGAGTGCTCGTTCAAATGTATCCTCCTTAATTCAAAATACTCTATACAACAATGATGTTCAGTCGAGAATTGATGCATTCATAAAGGCTGACCAATTACCGTTGGCTTACACATTAGCTAAATCAAGCGGATTAAATGAAAAGGCAGAGGAGATTTTATCAGCGGCTGGCGTTACTGAAGCTGAGATCAGTTTACCAGAACTTGGAAGACCTGTTCAGTTACCTACGCCTAATGCTGGTGCTAGTGACAACTGGCCTATCAAAGAAGGTAAcacttctttcttcgaaacTGCTGTGCTCAGTGGCCAGGTCGAGGACTTAAACATCGAAAGTGAGACTCCAGTTGAGAAGGATCCTCGTAATGGTATTTCTCCGGACTTTACCGATGCTGCTATCGAGgatgaacaagatgaagatgaaggtggCTGGGACATGGACGACGATGATCTTAACATCGACGATGACCTTGATGATTTCGTCGACGATGTTGAgattggtgaagatgaaccCGTCATCAAGGTCGAGGGCGCTGATGGAGAGATCGCTTACTGGCTTCGTAACAACAAAACTGCTGCCGGGTAcgttgctgctggtgcctTTGAGCAAGCTGCTTCCCTTCTAAACAAACAGCTCGGTGTCGTGGACTTTACACCTTTAAAAAAGCGCTTCATGGAGGTCTACTCTAGCAACAAGTTGTATTTGCCCGGTATAGATGATTTGCCAGCGATGAGGGATTACATCAGAGAAGACAACGACGAGGACAACTCTGAAAAATTCAGGCCACATATTCCAGGTTACGACACattggaggagaagttgagcACCgctttcaaattcttcagGGCCAACAATTTGCCAGAGGCGATTCAAACATTCCGTGACATAATTTATTCTATCGCTGTTATAAGCGTGcaagatgatgaacaagaagccaaGTGCGAGGACATTCTCACCTTATGCAGAGAGTACATCTTGGGATTATCGATTGAGTTGGAGCGTCGCTCGCTTGACCCCTCCGACGTGAAGAGAAATTTGGAGTTGGCAGCCTACTTCACGAGGGCGAAGCTTCAAAATGCTCACAAGGTCAATGCTTTACAGGTCGCCATGCTGGAATCATTCAAGCATAAGAACTACATTAGTGCGTCATACTTTGCTGGAGAGCTCTTATCCATCGTAAACACGGGTGCCAAGGCTGAAAAAGCGCAAAAGCTCAGAGCGAAGTCTGACTCGATCTCCAGTGAGGCCGTCGAAATTGATTACGACCCAAATGCAGAGTTCGACATTTGTTGCGCATCATTTACACCCATCTACAAGGGCCAACCATCGGTGAATGAAGCATTGGTCAACGCCAGGTACAAGCCAGAGTACAAGGGAGACATTTGTCGCATCACCAAGATCACTAGCATAGGGCTGCCAGCATCAGGATTACGCATTCGTGTTTGA
- the PPT1 gene encoding protein serine/threonine phosphatase translates to MAEALKFKDEGNAFLKENKLNEAIESYTKAIEIDDSNPIFFSNRAQVHIKQENYGLAIADCEAAIKADPQFMKAYYRKGVALMALLNYKEAQNNFKIVLKKLPNDKLTIENHKQCVNYLKKEAFERAIAGDEKQSIIYGLDFDGMLIEKSWEGPELKITAQKSSDKSKVAIEIEGLDLNYLKYMIDLFKKGGRLPKKHVFAIIAKVNEILRNENSMVEISLPHSQIDKSTLPKDEIILENAKKLTVVGDTHGQFYDVLNLFQKFGFVSEEHIYLFNGDFVDRGSWSCEVALYLYVLKILYPRSMFINRGNHETNDMNKTYGFTDECEVKYSKKVFDAFAESFGALPLATLINRSYLVMHGGLFSNDQVTLDDIKSINRFPSSGSSQPPREGLAMELLWTDPQPENGRSPSKRGLGIQFGPDITERFCLNNKIRKVLRSHEVRMDGYEYEHKGRLITVFSAPNYCDATGNKGAVVHFTENKDYDKSKDTGEGYRDAEDSNCPWTLNSETFDAVPHPDIKPMAYSKAGFGF, encoded by the coding sequence ATGGCGGAGGCTTTGAAATTCAAGGATGAAGGGAACGCCTTcctcaaagaaaacaaactTAACGAGGCCATCGAGTCTTACACTAAAGCTATAGAAATCGACGATTCGAACCCAATCTTCTTTTCGAATAGAGCTCAAGTGCATATCAAACAAGAGAACTATGGTCTCGCTATCGCCGACTGCGAAGCTGCCATAAAGGCTGACCCACAGTTTATGAAGGCGTACTATCGTAAAGGTGTGGCCCTCATGGCTCTCTTGAATTATAAGGAAGCGCAAAATAACTTCAAGattgtgttgaagaagctccCGAACGACAAGTTGACTATAGAAAACCATAAACAGTGTGTGAATTATCTAAAAAAGGAGGCCTTTGAACGTGCCATTGCTGGTGACGAGAAGCAGCTGATCATTTATGGCCTTGACTTCGATGGGATGCTTATTGAAAAACTGTGGGAGGGACCCGAGCTTAAAATCACTGCACAAAAAAGCAGTGATAAGAGTAAAGTGGCgattgaaattgaaggtCTTGATCTCAATTATTTGAAGTACATGATCGACCTCTTCAAAAAGGGTGGTAGattgccaaagaagcacgTTTTTGCCATCATAGCCAAAGTTAACGAGATTCTTAGAAACGAGAACTCTATGGTCGAGATCAGCTTACCACACTCACAAATAGACAAGCTGACCTTACCCAAGGATGAAATTATCTTGGAAAAtgccaagaagttgaccgTAGTGGGTGATACGCACGGCCAGTTTTATGACGTCTTGAaccttttccaaaaatttGGCTTCGTTTCAGAAGAGCATATTTATCTATTCAATGGAGACTTTGTGGACAGAGGCTCTTGGTCTTGTGAGGTTGCCTTGTACTTATATGTTCTTAAGATTTTATACCCTCGCTCTATGTTCATAAATCGTGGTAATCATGAAACGAACGATATGAACAAGACGTACGGCTTCACTGACGAGTGCGAAGTCAAGTATTCGAAGAAAGTGTTCGATGCGTTTGCTGAATCTTTTGGTGCTTTACCCTTAGCCACCTTGATCAATAGGTCATATTTGGTAATGCATGGTGGTCTCTTCTCGAACGACCAAGTCACTCTCGACGACATCAAGAGTATCAATCGTTTTCCAAGCTCGGGTTCCTCACAGCCACCACGTGAGGGTTTGGCTATGGAACTCTTGTGGACTGATCCACAGCCCGAGAACGGTAGGTCGCCCTCGAAGCGTGGATTGGGTATTCAGTTCGGACCTGATATCACCGAAAGGTTCTgcctcaacaacaagattcGCAAGGTGTTGCGCTCGCACGAAGTTAGAATGGACGGATATGAATACGAGCACAAAGGCAGACTCATCACTGTTTTCAGTGCACCCAATTATTGCGACGCCACCGGAAATAAAGGTGCTGTGGTACACTTTACTGAAAACAAAGACTACGACAAATCCAAAGATACAGGCGAAGGCTACAGAGATGCGGAAGATTCTAACTGTCCTTGGACACTAAATCTGGAAACATTTGACGCTGTCCCACACCCAGATATCAAACCCATGGCTTACTCTAAAGCAGGGTTCGGATTCTAA